A single region of the Plutella xylostella chromosome 28, ilPluXylo3.1, whole genome shotgun sequence genome encodes:
- the LOC105390553 gene encoding plasminogen activator inhibitor 1: MLFKIFIIFSLCVSLCVCAVEYSDRGRNFSLELIYFTGQENQNHFVVSPFSVWTLLTGLAYGTIGDTYRELRFALILPLKMSRTAEQYPEFMKAVFDIPKPEISVSTNSYIFYDNVVPVERDFMGRLERDFKTVVNQISPDNWTATDVIVNDIKKSHTHAVNVINLSNLQGAVTMRAINFISFEGLWGVPFDKRDTAVNNFYNDQGELIGEVNMMHQKGPFQFTDIKELEAVLIDLPFANNDKYSMLVILPYDKRNTTAVYRKFLTYSIPDIYKSLKDDLEAYGEEVVDLKIPRFRITDEIKMEKPLNSMGVYSLFEKSDFHRAVRLPVQISGFTQSVNIEITESGSVLGATKPKVQPIRSLISNIVVDRPFIFFILEKSTLSILIGGIYSKPEKY, encoded by the coding sequence ATGTTGTTCAAAATATTCATCATATTTTCCTTATGTGTCTCACTATGTGTCTGTGCCGTTGAATATAGTGATCGCGGACGGAACTTCAGTTTAGAACTAATATACTTCACCGGTCAGGAAAATCAAAACCATTTTGTTGTATCACCATTCTCGGTTTGGACTCTGCTAACTGGTTTAGCATACGGTACTATCGGAGACACATATCGTGAGTTAAGATTTGCCTTGATCCTCCCACTCAAAATGTCTAGGACGGCAGAACAGTACCCTGAATTTATGAAAGCCGTATTTGATATTCCAAAACCAGAAATCTCGGTAAGCACCAACagttacattttttatgataatgttGTGCCAGTTGAAAGAGATTTCATGGGTAGGCTCGAAAGAGACTTCAAAACTGTTGTTAATCAGATCTCGCCAGATAATTGGACAGCTACAGATGTTATTGttaatgatataaaaaaatctcataCACACGCTGTTAATGTGATAAACTTAAGCAATCTTCAAGGTGCTGTTACAATGAGAGCTAtcaactttatatcatttgaAGGCCTATGGGGTGTGCCTTTTGATAAACGAGATACAGCCGTCAACAATTTCTATAACGATCAGGGGGAATTAATAGGAGAAGTCAACATGATGCATCAAAAAGGACCTTTCCAGTTTACTGACATTAAAGAATTGGAGGCAGTATTGATAGATTTACCGTTTGCTAACAACGACAAGTATTCGATGCTAGTAATCCTGCCATATGATAAGAGGAATACGACAGCAGTATACagaaagtttttaacttattctATACCAGATATTTATAAGAGTTTGAAGGATGATTTGGAGGCTTATGGCGAGGAAGTTGTGGACCTCAAAATCCCCCGATTCAGGATTActgatgaaataaaaatggagAAACCCTTAAACTCTATGGGAGTCTACAGTCTGTTTGAAAAATCTGATTTTCATCGTGCAGTGCGTCTACCGGTTCAAATTTCAGGGTTCACTCAGAGCGTTAACATAGAAATCACTGAATCAGGAAGTGTTTTAGGAGCAACAAAGCCCAAAGTACAGCCTATTAGGTCTTTGATATCAAACATTGTGGTAGATCGGCCCTTCATTTTCTTCATATTGGAGAAATCCACTTTGTCCATTTTAATTGGTGGCATTTATTCGAAACCTGAAAAATACTGA
- the LOC125488519 gene encoding serine protease inhibitor 77Ba-like translates to MITIVYILGFLVAVGRCDIDYSDRPRNFSIELVHFTAQQTGGHVVVSPFGIWTLMNGIALGATGGTYEEIRRAFFLPRNERKMIIGYGNLTKIVLNPTTPEVTLTSKNFMFLDRYFQINDEFLSVIQTDFQATVSRLDFNDPKEAAKTANGYIQNSGARVSNVLTSEDFAESRMILTNVISFKGLWGLPFNKTDTIEEKFYNERREPIGRVNMMYQRGKFPYGFFKELNGHVLELPYGSDGKYSMLILLPFGGNTTTDMYMRLETISLKDIFRILQEDAENYGVEDVDVRIPRFKVSSNIVMNKPLNDMGVYKVFDPLKSSFERVTKEPLFVSAIVHKAEIEVTESGTVAAASSTADFADRISTPSFAGNRPFIYFVMEKSTTTMIFGGIYSKPAVY, encoded by the coding sequence ATGATCACCATTGTTTACATTCTCGGCTTCCTGGTCGCCGTCGGCCGATGTGACATCGACTACAGTGATAGACCCAGGAACTTCAGCATAGAGCTAGTGCACTTCACCGCGCAGCAAACGGGGGGACATGTGGTGGTTTCTCCTTTCGGAATTTGGACGCTCATGAATGGGATCGCGTTGGGCGCGACCGGTGGCACGTATGAAGAGATTCGGCGGGCGTTCTTCTTGCCCCGGAATGAAAGGAAGATGATTATTGGCTACGGGAACCTGACTAAGATCGTCCTGAATCCTACGACGCCTGAAGTGACTTTGACGAGTAAAAACTTCATGTTTTTGGACCGGTACTTCCAGATTAACGATGAATTCCTCAGCGTCATCCAAACTGACTTCCAAGCGACTGTATCCAGGCTCGATTTCAACGATCCGAAGGAAGCTGCCAAAACTGCAAACGGCTACATCCAGAATTCCGGTGCTAGAGTATCCAATGTTTTGACGTCTGAAGATTTCGCCGAATCAAGAATGATATTGACCAACGTGATATCGTTTAAAGGGCTGTGGGGGCTACCTTTCAACAAGACTGACACGATTGAGGAGAAGTTCTACAACGAGAGGCGGGAGCCGATTGGTCGAGTGAACATGATGTACCAGAGAGGCAAGTTTCCCTACGGATTCTTTAAGGAGCTTAATGGGCATGTATTGGAGTTGCCTTATGGTAGCGACGGCAAATACTCCATGCTAATACTCCTTCCATTCGGTGGGAACACAACTACAGACATGTACATGAGATTAGAGACCATAAGTCTGAAAGACATCTTCAGGATTCTGCAAGAGGACGCGGAAAACTACGGGGTAGAAGATGTAGACGTCAGAATCCCGAGGTTCAAAGTGAGCAGTAACATCGTGATGAATAAACCGTTGAACGATATGGGAGTCTACAAGGTTTTCGACCCGTTGAAGTCCAGTTTTGAGCGAGTAACAAAGGAGCCCCTATTCGTTTCGGCCATCGTGCATAAAGCCGAGATAGAGGTGACAGAATCGGGGACAGTGGCGGCGGCGTCGTCCACAGCTGATTTCGCCGACAGAATATCAACGCCAAGTTTCGCTGGAAATAGGCCGTTCATATACTTTGTGATGGAGAAATCGACGACCACTATGATTTTCGGTGGAATTTATTCTAAACCTGCCGTGTACTGA
- the LOC105390552 gene encoding serpin B8, with protein sequence MLKAVVIITLVNSVLTAPSGVNFSPINEFSFNLLQNVFAYQENFGPQNLAVSPVSVWNIFSLLSGGASGATFAELSQLLRLPKDVRVTQDLHLASNSVLKVKNKDVILNKQAAMFAERELQIHPEFCESASKYNTEIYTVDASNTTKLANDINYFICMATEGAIKDAVKPDLLENLRLLLVDAMYFKANWTTPFDSRQTKRETFYDQQGRSIGDVNMMYQKAPNKIVYAAELEADVLELTYGEDKEFAMVIFLPDYGVPLKRVLNNLSTKPTDAWTMLLQNEEQMSSVECQVPRFKISSQLDLIQPLKYMGLYSIFDEMKAELPGISDSPLYVSKTIQKTELEVTEEGTVAAVATVVGLENRILGPSINVNKPFVYAIVNRRHNIVLFTGVYTNPSVV encoded by the coding sequence ATGCTAAAAGCCGTAGTGATTATTACGCTCGTAAACTCAGTTTTAACCGCACCAAGTGGTGTAAACTTCTCGCCTATAAACGAATTCTCGTTCAATTTACTACAAAATGTGTTCGCGTATCAAGAAAACTTCGGACCACAAAATCTGGCTGTATCACCTGTGTCAGTTTGGAATATCTTTTCTCTACTTTCTGGAGGAGCTTCTGGAGCCACCTTCGCGGAGTTGAGCCAGCTATTGAGACTGCCCAAAGACGTGAGAGTGACGCAAGACCTACATTTAGCCTCCAACAGTGTTTTGAAAGTCAAAAACAAGGATGTGATCTTAAACAAACAGGCTGCCATGTTCGCTGAACGTGAATTACAAATTCATCCGGAGTTTTGTGAATCTGCGTCGAAATACAACACAGAAATCTACACTGTCGATGCCAGTAACACTACAAAGTTAGCTAACGACATCAATTACTTTATCTGCATGGCTACCGAGGGAGCAATTAAAGATGCAGTCAAACCAGATTTACTGGAAAACTTGAGACTTTTGTTGGTCGACGCGATGTATTTTAAGGCAAATTGGACCACACCCTTCGATTCTAGACAGACGAAACGGGAAACGTTCTACGATCAACAAGGAAGGAGTATAGGAGACGTGAACATGATGTACCAAAAGGCTCCAAACAAGATTGTTTATGCAGCTGAATTGGAAGCGGATGTACTAGAACTAACGTATGGAGAAGACAAAGAATTTGCGATGGTGATATTTCTTCCGGACTACGGAGTTCCATTGAAGAGGGTGTTAAACAATTTATCAACGAAACCCACCGATGCTTGGACGATGTTGCTGCAAAACGAGGAGCAAATGTCTTCAGTCGAGTGTCAAGTGCCACGGTTTAAGATATCGTCGCAACTGGATCTCATACAGCCCTTGAAATACATGGGTTTATACAGCATTTTTGATGAAATGAAAGCAGAGCTTCCTGGCATTTCTGATAGTCCACTTTATGTGTCTAAGACAATTCAGAAGACTGAACTGGAAGTAACAGAAGAAGGCACAGTAGCAGCAGTAGCGACTGTCGTTGGCTTAGAAAATAGAATATTGGGTCCAAGTATCAATGTTAATAAGCCATTTGTTTACGCAATAGTTAATAGAAGACATAACATTGTTTTGTTCACTGGTGTGTATACGAATCCGTCTGTTGTGTGA